In a single window of the Daphnia carinata strain CSIRO-1 chromosome 4, CSIRO_AGI_Dcar_HiC_V3, whole genome shotgun sequence genome:
- the LOC130694421 gene encoding uncharacterized protein LOC130694421 — MAPPGCLMLIVSLIVGGAISGSLAQRRFGARGKMTGGYSSVDVDDDLVKEMANFATSALSESSNAEPLALIKIVKAESQIVAGKNFKLILELDNVRHASEDENLVCEVVVFDQPWTNTRQLSKSNCLPRRVIHSWRQTLAESNGANEITPVVEEVIVETRAPTVGGYSPIDVEHIDVKDMADFATTSISASSNSGPLVLLNIVEAEVQVVAGRNYKLTLELGSAADGATGAHLVCKVIVFYQSWTNRRHLRESNCLPSTDLVTEIMRAIEGHQELWRVASYLNESREELSKEFPLVSPDGTKLSYTFFAPTSFAFMMQTPQDVGDPLLMDSDFRRSILTRHLSASLISPDDLAKADLVLMASRSATLTRRSTNEDCNLPPVNTENGECEAYMPSWTFKSNSGTCEGFVYGGCGQTANLFETEAACQTACDPAVHPLINLINEAEIQPVPIPLAHDFGTVYVINRVFMDGDEVGEVLRKHPSPGYGFFGLPLVVNPLIPNENILGKITGGFSSNNVDDPEIKEMADFAVAAISANVGSVRLVRILKAHTNIVAGKNFKLMLELKRVFDGDDGEDLLCDAVVFDQSWTNTRKLSESSCLSINTIASWNKMHKQPASQSEFNCLQMRDPVNDEQVPNEDSM; from the exons ATGGCACCCCCTGGATGCTTGATGTTAATCGTGTCGTTGATTGTTGGCGGTGCTATTTCAGGTTCGCTAGCTCAACGTAGATTTGGTGCTCGAGGAAAGATGACCGGTGGCTACTCATCGGTCGATGTCGATGATGATCTCGTTAAAGAGATGGCAAATTTTGCCACTTCTGCCTTATCAGAAAGCAGCAACGCTGAGCCATTGGCGTTGATTAAAATCGTGAAAGCCGAATCGCAAATCGTGGCCGGTAAGAACTTCAAACTCATTTTAGAGTTGGACAACGTACGCCATGCCAGCGAAGATGAAAACCTTGTCTGCGAGGTGGTCGTGTTCGACCAACCGTGGACCAACACTCGTCAATTAAGCAAATCTAATTGCTTACCAAGACGAGTCATCCATTCTTGGAGGCAAACCCTGGCCGAGTCCAACGGCGCAAATGAAATTACGCCAGTCGTGGAGGAAGTGATAGTTGAAACTCGAGCACCGACTGTAGGCGGTTACTCTCCGATTGACGTAGAGCACATCGACGTCAAAGACATGGCTGATTTCGCTACGACTAGCATATCGGCGAGTAGCAACTCAGGACCTTTGGTGTTGCTCAATATCGTTGAAGCAGAAGTGCAGGTTGTGGCTGGCCGAAACTACAAGTTAACTTTAGAGCTTGGCAGTGCGGCTGACGGAGCAACGGGGGCACATCTCGTGTGCAAAGTGATCGTTTTTTATCAATCGTGGACCAATAGACGCCATCTGCGTGAATCCAATTGTTTACCTTCCACAGATCTCGTTACGGAAATCATGCGAGCCATCGAGGGACATCAAGAATTGTGGAGAGTTGCCAGTTATCTTAACGAGTCCCGCGAAGAGCTATCAAAAGAGTTTCCCCTCGTCAGCCCAG ACGGCACCAAGTTGAGCTACACGTTCTTTGCTCCAACATCATTTGCCTTCATGATGCAAACGCCACAGGATGTTGGCGATCCGCTCCTGATGGACTCTGATTTCCGAAGATCGATACTCACACGTCACCTGTCTGCCTCATTGATCTCACCTGACGATCTGGCCAAAGCGGACTTGGTTCTTATGGCTTCCAGGTCGGCTACACTGACCAGAAGGAGCACTAACGAAGATTGCAATCTTCCTCCAGTTAACACCGAAAATGGCGAATGTGAAGCTTACATGCCCTCGTGGACGTTCAAATCGAATTCGGGCACATGCGAGGGCTTCGTGTACGGCGGATGTGGTCAAACAGCCAATCTATTCGAAACGGAAGCGGCTTGCCAAACCGCATGTGATCCAGCTGTTC ATCCCTTGATAAATTTAATCAATGAAGCAGAAATCCAGCCGGTTCCTATTCCATTGGCTCACGATTTTGGAACAGTGTACGTCATCAATCGAGTATTCATGGATGGGGACGAAGTGGGTGAGGTCCTAAGAAAACATCCAAGCCCCGGATATGGATTCTTTGGTTTACCTTTAGTCGTAAATCCATTGATTCCCAATGAAAATATCCTTGGCAAGATCACTGGAGGATTTTCCTCTAACAACGTAGATGATCCTGAAATCAAGGAGATGGCTGACTTTGCCGTAGCTGCTATATCGGCCAATGTGGGATCGGTTAGACTCGTCAGGATTTTAAAGGCTCACACGAATATTGTGGCCGGCAAAAACTTTAAATTGATGCTTGAACTTAAAAGGGTTTTCGATGGAGATGATGGAGAAGATCTGCTTTGCGATGCGGTCGTCTTCGATCAATCGTGGACCAACACCCGAAAATTGAGCGAGTCAAGTTGCCTGTCCATCAACACAATCGCTTCGTGGAACAAGATGCACAAACAGCCCGCATCGCAGTCAGAATTTAACTGTTTGCAAATGAGAGACCCTGTTAATGATGAACAAGTTCCTAACGAAGATTCAATGTAA